A genomic window from Salvia hispanica cultivar TCC Black 2014 chromosome 5, UniMelb_Shisp_WGS_1.0, whole genome shotgun sequence includes:
- the LOC125190836 gene encoding lipid phosphate phosphatase 2-like codes for MSPREGNFVRHTVQSHGARLARLHMQDWLILLLLAGIDGGLNIIEPFHRYISSDLMTDLKYPLKIPDTVPMWAVPVYAVILPCLVFLIYYHRRKDVYDLHHAILGLAYSVLITAVITDSIKDAVGRPRPNFYFRCFPDGIAIFNPNNGDVMCTGDRKLIKEGYKSFPSGHSAWSFAGLGFLAWYLSGKIKVFDKRGHAAKICIVLIPYLFAALVAISRVDDYWHHWTDVFTGSMLGIVVSSICYLQFFPFPNCNNGWATHAFIRMMEENRFECDIEEIETTQFRHEDRRDRSTPVEEISGRDRARDRDRDRDHEPCRIIAF; via the exons ATGAGTCCGCGGGAGGGCAACTTTGTGCGGCACACGGTGCAGTCACATGGAGCAAGGCTGGCAAGGCTGCATATGCAGGATTGGCTTATTCTGCTCCTCCTTGCCGGAATTGATGGCGGCCTCAACATCATCGAGCCCTTCCATCGCTACATAAGCTCCGACCTCATGACTGACCTCAAATACCCTCTCAAAATACCAGACACCGTCCCTATGTGGGCTGTCCCA GTGTATGCTGTGATCTTGCCATGCTTGGTGTTTTTGATTTATTACCACCGAAGAAAGGATGTTTATGATCTGCACCATGCTATTCTTG GGCTTGCTTATTCTGTTCTTATCACGGCAGTCATAACGGATTCCATAAAAGATGCTGTTGGACGACCTCGCCCCAACTTCTACTTTCGGTGCTTCCCCGATGGAATCGCG ATATTTAACCCTAACAACGGGGACGTTATGTGCACCGGAGATCGGAAGCTTATAAAAGAGGGATACAAAAGCTTTCCTAGTGGCCATTCTGCAT GGTCATTTGCGGGGTTAGGGTTTCTGGCATGGTATCTATCTGGGAAAATAAAAGTGTTTGATAAAAGAGGGCATGCGGCCAAGATTTGCATTGTACTTATTCCTTATTTGTTTGCTGCGCTTGTTGCTATTTCTCGTGTCGACGACTATTGGCATCACTGGACCGATGTGTTTACTGGGTCCATGTTAG GAATTGTTGTTTCTTCGATTTGCTATCTCCAGTTTTTCCCATTCCCGAATTGCAATAATG GTTGGGCAACACATGCATTTATTAGAATGATGGAAGAAAACAGGTTCGAATGTGATATTGAAGAAATAGAAACCACTCAGTTTCGGCATGAGGATCGCAGAGATCGATCAACACCTGTAGAGGAGATCAGTGGGAGAGATCGTGCTCGTGACCGTGACCGTGATCGTGATCATGAGCCGTGCAGGAtaattgcattttaa